The Chryseobacterium aureum genome contains a region encoding:
- a CDS encoding efflux RND transporter periplasmic adaptor subunit produces MNKNKTLYIAAAYLSALIIFTGCAGKVENKEAEKGYCISKELKKDIKLAKAEMLPIEESITLTGEVESNSDKTVPFVSLVDGVVIDTYFSLGDYVKKGQTLASVKSTAVNEMQDDTQTLQAQLAVAKRKLSSVEAMYKDDIASQKDLQEARSEVAILQSNISKTQKNMQLYSAGGNTIQIKAPADGYVISKNISKGMPVTAGGDQLFTISNLDKVWVMANVYATNMRHVYVDQPVVVKTLAYPDDSFSGKINNISQVFNENERVLKAKIIMDNNGMKLRPGMSADVVLPINSQNKSALAIPAKALIFDNNQSYVVVYKKDCELEIRPVTEIASNSQYIYVEGNLKPGENVIASNGLLIYENLKNQLNNSTK; encoded by the coding sequence ATGAACAAAAATAAGACCCTATACATTGCTGCGGCTTACCTGTCTGCCCTCATTATTTTTACAGGCTGTGCCGGAAAAGTAGAAAATAAAGAAGCCGAAAAAGGCTACTGCATCAGCAAAGAACTTAAAAAAGATATTAAACTTGCCAAAGCAGAGATGCTTCCCATAGAAGAAAGTATTACCCTTACCGGAGAAGTGGAAAGCAACTCCGATAAAACCGTTCCTTTCGTAAGTCTTGTGGACGGAGTGGTGATAGACACCTATTTCTCCCTTGGTGATTATGTGAAAAAAGGCCAAACATTGGCAAGTGTAAAAAGTACGGCTGTGAATGAAATGCAGGATGATACCCAAACTTTGCAGGCTCAGCTGGCCGTTGCGAAAAGAAAACTGTCTTCTGTGGAAGCCATGTATAAAGATGATATTGCCTCTCAGAAAGATTTACAGGAAGCACGTTCCGAAGTAGCCATCTTGCAATCCAATATTTCGAAGACGCAGAAAAATATGCAGCTGTATTCAGCGGGAGGAAACACCATTCAGATCAAAGCTCCGGCAGACGGCTATGTTATTTCAAAGAATATTTCTAAAGGTATGCCCGTAACTGCTGGCGGAGATCAGCTGTTTACCATTTCCAATCTGGATAAAGTATGGGTAATGGCCAATGTGTACGCTACCAATATGAGGCATGTTTATGTTGACCAACCTGTAGTGGTGAAGACTCTTGCTTATCCGGATGACAGTTTCTCTGGAAAAATCAATAATATCTCTCAGGTTTTTAATGAAAATGAAAGAGTGCTGAAGGCTAAAATCATTATGGATAATAACGGAATGAAGCTAAGACCGGGTATGTCCGCAGATGTTGTATTGCCTATTAATTCACAAAACAAAAGTGCATTGGCTATTCCCGCAAAGGCATTAATCTTTGATAACAACCAAAGCTATGTAGTGGTATACAAAAAAGACTGTGAACTTGAGATCAGACCCGTAACGGAAATTGCTTCCAACAGCCAGTATATTTATGTAGAAGGCAATTTAAAACCAGGTGAAAATGTCATTGCTTCCAACGGACTGCTGATTTATGAAAACCTGAAAAACCAATTAAATAATTCCACGAAGTAA
- a CDS encoding TolC family protein — protein MKKLFFTLFYIHCFSFFSAQISDTLKIGRKDAETIFLTKNLDLIAQKLEISQAEARAVQAKYWPNPKLSISEVNLWRTYDIEEQPALIGNWGKNTQISAEIEQVIQTAGKRRKNIELQKIEIEGEKYELQEVLRELKKTLRNTITEILYNQEQQKIYQGQIASIEKLTKSYNNQLSLGNISKAEYVRLKAQEIEFKKKLISLKQEIEDQQVELKALLMLPSQSYLVITDSLVMPEKQLSELEVTQWIEKAKENRPDIMISKNKEIHAAKNLEIQNALKTPDVAVSIGYDRGGNIMKDFIGLGVSMDLPIFDRNKGNIQEAKLEVEKSKLETRKNMLKSENEIVSVFRNYIRTQQVSEEIDGDYESTLDGLLVSHEKNFRLRNISMLEYMDFLDTYIGNKMIILDTKKELNQYYENLQYVVGQDL, from the coding sequence TTGAAGAAACTATTTTTTACCCTATTTTATATTCATTGTTTCAGTTTCTTTTCCGCACAGATTTCAGATACCCTGAAAATTGGCAGAAAGGATGCTGAAACTATTTTTCTCACTAAAAACCTGGACCTCATTGCCCAGAAGCTTGAGATTTCACAAGCCGAAGCAAGAGCCGTTCAGGCTAAGTACTGGCCGAATCCCAAATTAAGTATCAGTGAAGTAAATCTATGGAGAACTTATGACATAGAAGAACAACCTGCCCTTATCGGAAACTGGGGAAAAAATACCCAGATTTCTGCTGAAATAGAACAGGTGATTCAGACTGCGGGTAAAAGACGAAAAAATATTGAACTGCAGAAAATAGAGATTGAAGGGGAAAAGTACGAGTTGCAGGAAGTTTTGCGTGAACTTAAAAAAACACTCAGAAATACCATTACCGAAATTCTGTACAATCAGGAACAGCAAAAAATCTATCAGGGACAGATTGCTTCCATTGAGAAGTTAACAAAATCATACAATAACCAATTAAGCCTTGGAAATATAAGCAAAGCAGAATATGTCCGCCTGAAGGCACAGGAAATTGAATTCAAAAAGAAACTGATTTCATTAAAACAGGAAATTGAAGATCAGCAGGTAGAGCTTAAAGCCCTATTAATGCTGCCTTCCCAATCTTATCTGGTGATAACGGACTCATTGGTGATGCCTGAAAAACAGCTTTCTGAGCTGGAAGTGACACAATGGATAGAAAAGGCAAAAGAAAACAGACCGGATATCATGATTTCAAAAAATAAAGAGATTCATGCCGCCAAAAACCTGGAAATCCAAAATGCACTGAAAACACCGGATGTTGCCGTTTCCATAGGATACGACCGTGGCGGAAACATCATGAAAGATTTTATAGGCTTAGGAGTTTCTATGGATCTGCCCATTTTCGACCGTAATAAAGGAAATATTCAGGAAGCGAAACTTGAAGTTGAGAAAAGTAAGCTTGAAACCCGTAAAAATATGCTGAAATCTGAGAATGAAATTGTCTCTGTTTTCAGAAACTATATCAGAACACAGCAGGTTTCAGAAGAGATTGATGGAGATTATGAATCTACACTGGACGGTCTGCTGGTAAGCCATGAGAAAAATTTCAGACTGAGAAATATCAGCATGCTGGAATACATGGACTTTCTGGACACCTATATCGGAAATAAAATGATCATCCTGGATACAAAAAAAGAATTGAATCAATACTACGAAAACCTGCAGTATGTTGTAGGACAAGATTTATAA
- the rmuC gene encoding DNA recombination protein RmuC: protein MEMIYLIIGLVAGGVLGAVILYFALKSSMVSRSSYDSLNALSIKTQSDLDNSNLKIQELNQTISKEKEANMLQQDLLDDLKNEFSKISAEYSSLQLQFQELKQINQRQTSQIETHILEKQTLFAKNAELSAKNESLQLALDTQKEEIVKIQEDSKLQFENLANKILEEKTEKFTALNQNNLKNILEPFQEKIADLKNKVNEAYEKENKERFSLAEKVKELAELNQQISDDAKKLTRALKGESKTQGNWGEMILESILEKSGLVKGREYFLEHELRDEDNKALFSEFSGKKMRPDAVVKYPDERNVIIDSKVSLTAFTELVDETDGDIYAIKLSQHLGSIKNHINQLSQKAYDDYGKSLDFVMMFIPSEPAYIAAMQADQNLWNYAYERRILLLNPSNLITSLKLIADLWKREYQNRNSIEIAERGARLYDKFVGFVDNLEKVGRNLDQAKNVFNDAYKQLHTGNDNLVIQTQKLKSLGIKNKKDLPQSLIDNSSFIEPSES from the coding sequence ATGGAGATGATCTATTTAATTATTGGGTTGGTTGCCGGTGGTGTACTGGGAGCGGTTATTTTGTATTTTGCTTTGAAATCATCAATGGTTTCAAGAAGTTCTTATGATTCACTGAACGCTTTATCAATCAAAACCCAGTCTGATCTTGACAATTCAAACCTGAAGATTCAGGAGCTTAATCAGACTATCAGTAAAGAGAAAGAAGCCAACATGCTGCAACAGGATTTACTGGATGATCTGAAAAATGAGTTTTCTAAAATCTCCGCAGAATATTCTTCTTTGCAGCTCCAGTTTCAGGAGTTAAAACAAATCAATCAGAGACAGACTTCTCAGATAGAAACCCATATTCTGGAAAAACAGACCCTTTTTGCTAAAAACGCTGAGCTTTCTGCCAAAAATGAAAGTCTTCAGCTAGCTCTTGATACGCAGAAAGAAGAAATCGTCAAGATTCAGGAAGATTCTAAACTTCAGTTTGAAAACCTCGCCAACAAAATTTTAGAAGAAAAAACAGAAAAGTTTACTGCTTTAAATCAAAATAATTTAAAAAACATCCTCGAACCGTTTCAGGAGAAAATCGCTGATCTGAAAAATAAAGTCAATGAAGCCTATGAAAAAGAAAATAAAGAACGTTTCTCTCTGGCAGAAAAAGTAAAAGAGCTGGCAGAACTGAACCAGCAGATTTCCGATGATGCCAAAAAACTGACCCGAGCATTAAAAGGAGAAAGTAAAACCCAGGGGAACTGGGGCGAGATGATTCTGGAAAGCATTCTAGAAAAATCCGGACTGGTAAAAGGAAGAGAATATTTCCTGGAACATGAATTGCGCGATGAAGACAATAAAGCTTTATTCTCAGAATTCTCCGGAAAGAAAATGCGCCCGGATGCCGTTGTAAAATATCCTGATGAAAGAAACGTGATTATTGATTCTAAAGTATCACTGACCGCTTTCACAGAATTGGTAGACGAAACTGATGGTGATATTTATGCTATAAAACTGAGCCAGCATCTTGGATCTATCAAGAATCATATTAATCAATTAAGTCAAAAAGCTTATGATGACTATGGAAAATCACTGGATTTCGTAATGATGTTTATACCTAGTGAACCGGCCTATATTGCGGCCATGCAGGCAGATCAGAATCTCTGGAACTATGCTTATGAAAGAAGAATCCTCCTGCTGAATCCAAGCAATCTGATCACTTCCCTTAAACTGATTGCGGATCTCTGGAAACGTGAATATCAAAACCGAAACTCCATAGAAATTGCCGAACGCGGAGCCAGGCTCTATGACAAATTCGTAGGTTTTGTAGACAATTTAGAAAAAGTGGGAAGAAACCTGGACCAGGCAAAAAATGTATTTAATGATGCTTACAAACAGCTTCACACTGGAAATGATAACCTTGTGATCCAGACTCAGAAACTAAAGTCATTAGGAATCAAAAATAAAAAAGACCTGCCTCAAAGTCTTATTGACAATAGCAGCTTCATTGAACCATCAGAAAGCTAA
- a CDS encoding HAMP domain-containing sensor histidine kinase translates to MTLRNRFTLISSLSFGIVSIITSAVIFFAYYDSTKIFYFEKLRNTALISAIYYLEKDELPKDRHAQIKKEYNHLIQNNRVAVYNQNNEVTFGHNLNDKNIKLSHLQAVRNNKGIQFMSDNQFYYGIFYPDNQGDFVVFVKSSNDSFQSQILRLAIIMLSVLLIGLFAIYFLSRYLSKVVYKPISNVVERINKVEYNTISTAIITSTNTHDEIEDLIKSYNKLLGRISENVLLQQNFINYVSHEFKTPLAAISGNLEVFAQKDRTPQEYKKVAKESLENVYEIENILNNLLLMSGMTKLESSHKPMRVDELVWKIYEKLEPKAKENNSSIKIELKVTKPSLLEFPGNETLLYLALYNIVENAVKYSYGKPVVITLSERNSQLYIEVRDEGRGIPADDLVKITETFYRGKNVDQVKGSGIGLSLSKSIFDHHHIVMKIDSIVNVGTKVLLEFPAHS, encoded by the coding sequence ATGACGCTCAGAAACAGATTTACCCTTATTTCAAGCCTGTCATTCGGCATTGTTTCTATCATCACATCTGCGGTGATATTCTTTGCCTATTATGACAGTACCAAGATTTTTTATTTTGAAAAGCTGAGAAATACGGCTCTTATTTCTGCTATTTATTATCTTGAAAAAGATGAACTTCCGAAGGACCGCCACGCCCAGATTAAAAAAGAATACAATCACCTGATTCAGAATAACAGGGTAGCGGTTTACAATCAGAATAATGAAGTGACTTTTGGGCATAATCTGAATGATAAGAATATAAAGCTTTCCCATTTACAGGCTGTCCGGAATAATAAAGGAATCCAGTTCATGTCTGATAATCAGTTCTACTATGGGATTTTTTATCCGGACAATCAGGGGGATTTTGTGGTTTTTGTAAAATCCTCAAATGATTCCTTTCAGTCCCAGATTCTGAGACTGGCCATTATTATGCTTTCCGTACTGTTAATTGGACTGTTTGCAATTTATTTTCTTAGCAGATACCTTTCTAAAGTGGTTTATAAACCTATTTCAAATGTAGTGGAGCGCATCAATAAAGTAGAATATAATACTATTTCTACGGCCATCATTACCTCCACCAATACCCATGATGAGATCGAAGATCTGATAAAATCGTATAATAAACTGCTGGGAAGAATCTCTGAAAATGTACTCTTGCAGCAGAACTTTATCAATTATGTTTCTCATGAATTTAAAACCCCTTTAGCCGCGATCTCAGGAAATCTGGAGGTCTTTGCCCAAAAAGACCGTACACCGCAGGAATATAAAAAAGTAGCCAAAGAGTCATTGGAAAATGTGTACGAGATTGAAAATATTCTCAATAATCTTTTGCTGATGTCCGGAATGACAAAGCTTGAGTCTTCTCACAAACCTATGAGAGTAGATGAACTCGTCTGGAAGATTTATGAAAAATTAGAGCCTAAAGCAAAAGAGAACAATTCTTCTATTAAAATAGAACTTAAGGTAACAAAGCCATCTTTGCTTGAATTTCCCGGAAATGAAACATTGCTGTATCTCGCATTATATAATATTGTGGAAAATGCAGTTAAGTATTCTTACGGCAAACCTGTGGTGATTACATTATCAGAAAGGAATAGCCAGCTTTACATCGAAGTCAGAGATGAAGGAAGAGGAATTCCGGCTGATGATCTGGTGAAAATAACTGAGACTTTTTACCGGGGAAAAAATGTAGATCAGGTAAAAGGAAGCGGAATTGGCTTATCCCTTTCAAAAAGCATTTTTGATCATCATCATATTGTAATGAAAATTGATTCTATTGTGAATGTAGGTACAAAAGTTCTTCTTGAATTTCCAGCTCATTCATAA
- a CDS encoding CPBP family intramembrane glutamic endopeptidase gives MSKNIRFFSIFILGFTTYYFFDLFFFKNIQTFSKNLFHSKAIAHVIAYSVTLIPLMITLKILLPKRNISDLLSLNKPVIKGFSFACIGTLPMLIGYLFHFKAISTINSETLLINTLSSAFFEEIIFRAFLIAALYRFTRLGFISSALLGSLLFAQVHLYQSQNITELIEIFAITFLGSIFFAWVYFESEYNLWSAIFLHFFMNLYWEIFNVSENVSGNLYGNLYKLISIVVVIALIIHFKRKNKIPFEVTWKTLFIKTREVQS, from the coding sequence ATGAGTAAAAACATCCGCTTCTTTTCTATCTTTATTCTAGGTTTTACGACCTACTATTTCTTCGACCTTTTCTTTTTTAAAAACATTCAGACGTTCTCAAAAAATCTGTTTCACAGCAAAGCAATAGCCCATGTAATTGCTTATTCAGTAACTTTAATTCCATTGATGATTACTTTAAAAATCTTATTGCCCAAAAGAAACATTTCAGACCTGCTATCATTAAATAAGCCCGTTATCAAAGGATTTTCTTTTGCATGTATAGGAACTCTGCCAATGCTCATCGGATATTTGTTCCATTTTAAAGCCATCAGCACAATAAATTCTGAAACCTTGTTGATCAATACTCTTTCATCAGCTTTTTTCGAAGAGATCATTTTCAGGGCTTTTCTTATTGCAGCACTTTATCGCTTTACCCGGCTTGGGTTTATATCATCCGCCTTATTAGGCTCGCTGCTATTTGCACAGGTACATTTATACCAAAGCCAAAATATAACGGAGCTCATTGAAATATTTGCCATTACGTTCCTGGGATCCATCTTCTTCGCCTGGGTATATTTTGAATCGGAATACAACTTATGGAGTGCCATATTCCTTCATTTTTTTATGAATCTGTACTGGGAAATCTTTAATGTGTCAGAAAATGTTTCCGGAAACCTCTATGGAAATCTATATAAACTGATCTCAATTGTAGTTGTAATAGCACTTATCATTCATTTTAAAAGAAAAAATAAAATCCCGTTTGAAGTAACGTGGAAAACCCTTTTTATCAAAACCAGGGAAGTTCAATCATAA
- a CDS encoding TrmH family RNA methyltransferase produces MLIESFQNDKIKNVTKLLTDNRFRKKSKVFVVEGQQENERAVQYNFEPLEFFICENIFKGTLPGGKIHYVSEKVYEKIAYRGSSEGIIGIYQAKETPLSSFVPKEDSTVIIVEGVEKPGNLGAILRSCEAFGVDALIVADGKTDFYNPNVIRSSVGCLFGMEVYQAENEETLEFLQKNSFNIYTTLMDETAEDLYKRDFRQRSAVLFGTEHSGLSDFWIGKGKNTLIPMAGSIDSLNLSNAVAITCYESLKQKKG; encoded by the coding sequence ATGTTGATAGAAAGTTTTCAAAACGATAAAATAAAAAACGTCACTAAGCTCCTTACTGACAACAGATTCCGTAAAAAATCAAAAGTTTTTGTAGTCGAGGGCCAGCAGGAAAATGAAAGGGCGGTACAATATAATTTCGAACCCTTGGAGTTCTTTATCTGTGAAAATATCTTTAAAGGAACTCTTCCCGGTGGAAAAATACATTATGTAAGTGAAAAAGTATATGAAAAAATAGCGTACAGAGGAAGCTCGGAGGGAATTATCGGAATTTATCAGGCCAAAGAAACCCCACTTTCATCATTTGTTCCTAAGGAAGATTCTACGGTAATTATTGTGGAAGGAGTAGAAAAACCAGGAAATCTCGGGGCGATCTTAAGGAGCTGTGAAGCTTTTGGAGTAGATGCACTGATTGTAGCTGACGGAAAAACCGATTTTTATAATCCCAATGTAATCAGATCCAGTGTAGGATGCCTTTTCGGAATGGAAGTATATCAGGCAGAAAATGAAGAAACACTGGAATTTCTACAGAAAAACAGCTTCAATATCTACACTACGCTTATGGATGAAACTGCTGAAGATCTTTATAAAAGAGATTTCAGACAGCGTTCAGCCGTATTATTCGGTACGGAACATTCCGGATTAAGTGATTTCTGGATTGGTAAAGGAAAAAACACCCTTATTCCTATGGCAGGCAGTATAGATTCTTTAAACCTGAGTAATGCAGTAGCCATTACCTGCTATGAATCTTTAAAACAGAAGAAAGGGTAA
- a CDS encoding response regulator transcription factor yields MNILLVEDDQRISNFLIKGLSEAGYNMTLADSGEKARELLHTYDFDIILMDIMLPGLDGMQLTQIIRFKGNYTPILVLSALNSPDDKIKMLDMGADDYLSKPFHFEELISRIKALTRRNKLSYQKEDQYLSCGNIVIDTDLHKVTQNDKEIEFSPTEYKLFTFLMENKNKVLSRTQILHKVWGIDFDNSTNVVDVYISYVRNKIDETDQKIIHTVKGTGYLVKD; encoded by the coding sequence ATGAATATTTTGTTGGTAGAAGATGATCAGAGAATCAGCAATTTCCTGATAAAAGGGCTTTCCGAGGCGGGTTACAATATGACTCTTGCCGATTCCGGAGAGAAGGCCCGTGAACTTCTTCATACCTATGATTTTGATATTATTTTAATGGATATTATGCTTCCCGGCCTGGATGGGATGCAGCTTACCCAGATCATCAGATTTAAAGGAAACTATACCCCGATTCTGGTTTTGAGTGCTTTAAACAGTCCGGACGATAAGATTAAAATGCTGGATATGGGCGCGGATGATTATCTGTCGAAACCTTTTCACTTTGAAGAGCTGATTTCAAGAATTAAGGCTTTAACCAGGAGAAATAAATTAAGCTATCAAAAAGAAGATCAGTATTTGTCATGTGGAAATATCGTTATTGATACCGATCTCCATAAAGTCACTCAAAATGACAAGGAAATAGAATTTTCCCCCACAGAATACAAACTTTTTACTTTCCTGATGGAAAATAAAAATAAGGTCCTGAGCAGAACCCAGATTCTGCATAAAGTGTGGGGAATTGATTTTGATAATTCAACGAATGTAGTGGATGTGTATATTTCCTATGTCCGTAACAAGATAGATGAAACCGATCAGAAAATTATTCATACGGTAAAAGGAACCGGATATTTGGTTAAAGACTGA
- the trhO gene encoding oxygen-dependent tRNA uridine(34) hydroxylase TrhO — MQLYNTLSAEERAQLIDEAGKDRLTLSFYAYAKIEDPKKFRDELFIAWNALDALGRIYVATEGINAQMSVPADQLEAFRDTLEIYDFMKGIRLNVAVDQDNYSFLKLTIKVRNKIVADGLNDETFDVTNKGIHLKAQEFNNLLEDPNTIVVDFRNHYESEVGHFEGAITPDVENFRESLPIINEQLQDFKEDKNLLMYCTGGIRCEKASAYFKHQGFKNVYQLEGGIIEYTRQIKEEGIKSKFIGKNFVFDHRLGERITDDIIAQCHQCGKPCDNHTNCANDACHLLFIQCDECKAAMENCCSTECLDTIHLPWDEQVKLRKGLQVGNKVFRKGKSDALKFKKSGDLPDKPLAKAETKNIRQKIAVKKELIGKAEHYYSKSKIAQFLIENKELSVGDKVLISGPTTGEQEVTITEIYANGGPCETAKPGDQITFELPFRVRLSDKLYRIVQNT; from the coding sequence ATGCAACTGTATAACACCTTAAGCGCAGAAGAAAGAGCTCAGCTTATTGATGAAGCCGGTAAAGACCGTCTTACTTTGTCTTTCTATGCGTATGCCAAAATCGAAGACCCTAAAAAATTTCGCGACGAATTATTTATAGCCTGGAATGCACTGGATGCACTTGGCCGTATTTATGTTGCCACTGAAGGAATCAATGCTCAGATGAGTGTTCCCGCAGATCAGTTGGAGGCTTTTCGTGATACGCTGGAAATATATGACTTCATGAAAGGAATTCGTTTGAATGTAGCGGTAGACCAGGACAATTACTCTTTTTTAAAATTAACCATCAAAGTCAGAAACAAAATTGTTGCTGATGGTTTGAATGACGAAACTTTTGATGTTACCAATAAAGGAATCCATTTAAAGGCTCAGGAATTCAATAATTTACTTGAAGATCCCAATACTATCGTCGTAGATTTCAGAAATCACTACGAAAGTGAAGTAGGGCATTTTGAAGGAGCAATTACGCCGGATGTGGAAAACTTCAGAGAAAGTCTGCCAATTATCAACGAACAGTTACAGGATTTTAAAGAAGATAAAAATCTTTTGATGTACTGTACCGGAGGAATCCGTTGTGAAAAGGCCAGTGCCTACTTCAAACATCAGGGTTTTAAAAATGTTTACCAGTTAGAAGGCGGGATCATTGAGTATACCCGTCAGATTAAAGAAGAAGGAATTAAAAGTAAGTTTATTGGTAAAAACTTCGTGTTTGATCACCGTTTAGGGGAAAGAATTACAGATGATATTATTGCCCAGTGCCATCAGTGTGGAAAACCTTGTGATAATCATACCAACTGCGCAAATGATGCCTGTCATTTATTATTTATCCAGTGTGATGAATGTAAAGCTGCCATGGAAAACTGTTGTTCTACAGAATGCCTGGATACGATTCATTTACCATGGGACGAGCAGGTGAAGCTGAGAAAAGGACTGCAGGTTGGAAATAAAGTATTCAGAAAAGGAAAATCTGATGCGCTGAAATTCAAAAAATCAGGTGATTTGCCAGATAAACCTTTAGCAAAGGCTGAAACTAAGAATATCCGCCAAAAAATTGCTGTTAAAAAAGAATTGATAGGAAAGGCAGAGCATTACTATTCAAAATCGAAGATTGCACAGTTTTTAATTGAAAACAAAGAGCTGTCAGTTGGAGATAAAGTTTTAATCTCCGGGCCTACAACAGGAGAGCAGGAAGTTACCATTACTGAAATTTATGCGAACGGAGGTCCTTGTGAAACTGCAAAACCGGGAGATCAGATTACTTTCGAACTTCCATTCAGAGTTCGTTTGTCAGATAAACTGTACAGAATTGTGCAAAACACATAA
- a CDS encoding LytTR family DNA-binding domain-containing protein, with protein MFSFASYPYPKSESFKEILISSLGAGIAVYLFLIIFQPFGTENFQHPYKFLLLFPYCIIFGTAFFIANLVTSRANRWNIGAELSKIIFILFFGSVLSYFYNSLFLSHVELDLGNYFYMFLYSLAVGIPISIIYILSRYIYLKNIHEKKAHSISQHLPVSASEQQLNLLKIAAQNTELTILEKDFLCVQSMENYCTFYFLENNSLKKVLIRISLSNALQQIETDSVKKCHRSYIVNLRRVKDLKGNAQGYKLILPEIDFEIPVSRSFIPFIIPQLQQQNS; from the coding sequence ATGTTTTCTTTTGCATCATATCCCTATCCAAAATCAGAATCATTCAAAGAGATTCTCATTTCTTCTCTGGGAGCAGGAATTGCAGTCTATTTGTTTCTGATAATTTTTCAGCCTTTTGGTACCGAAAACTTCCAACACCCTTACAAGTTTTTATTACTTTTTCCTTATTGTATTATTTTCGGAACTGCATTTTTTATTGCGAACCTTGTAACTTCCCGTGCTAACAGATGGAATATAGGGGCAGAACTTTCTAAAATAATTTTCATCCTATTTTTCGGCTCAGTGCTCTCCTACTTTTACAACTCATTGTTCTTAAGCCATGTAGAACTTGACCTGGGCAATTATTTTTACATGTTCCTGTATTCGCTTGCCGTCGGAATTCCAATTTCTATCATCTATATTTTATCCCGGTACATCTATTTAAAGAACATTCACGAAAAGAAAGCACACAGTATTTCTCAACATCTTCCTGTTTCGGCTTCTGAACAACAATTAAATCTGTTAAAAATAGCAGCACAGAATACTGAACTTACGATCCTTGAAAAAGATTTTCTTTGCGTTCAGTCTATGGAAAATTACTGTACGTTTTACTTTTTAGAGAATAACAGCTTAAAAAAAGTATTGATCAGAATAAGTTTATCCAATGCTTTACAACAAATCGAAACTGATTCTGTCAAAAAATGCCACCGTTCTTATATTGTAAATCTTAGAAGGGTAAAAGATCTCAAAGGAAATGCTCAGGGATATAAATTAATTCTTCCTGAAATTGACTTTGAAATTCCGGTTTCAAGAAGTTTTATTCCTTTCATTATTCCTCAATTGCAACAACAGAATTCCTAA
- a CDS encoding 5-formyltetrahydrofolate cyclo-ligase — protein sequence MLKAELRKKYTQKRKALSRDEAFLLSGKIFENFIQYFKPEESEKVHVFIPISARREIDTQIFIDYFLGRNIRVYVPKIVGNKLLNIEIFEDTLFETNNWGISEPISIEDSGESAFDYVITPLLYCDRIGNRVGYGKGFYDGLFQNLSAGTKKIGVNYFNPDEYVDDVWENDIPLDYLVTPTEVLSFLSGLE from the coding sequence ATGCTAAAAGCTGAACTTAGAAAAAAATATACCCAAAAAAGAAAAGCCTTGTCCCGTGATGAGGCTTTCTTGTTATCCGGGAAGATTTTTGAAAATTTCATTCAGTATTTTAAACCTGAGGAATCAGAAAAAGTACATGTTTTCATCCCAATTTCGGCAAGAAGGGAAATTGATACTCAAATCTTCATTGATTATTTTTTAGGCCGGAATATCCGGGTGTACGTTCCTAAAATTGTCGGAAATAAGCTTTTAAATATTGAAATCTTTGAAGACACTCTGTTTGAAACCAACAATTGGGGAATTTCAGAACCGATTTCCATTGAAGATTCCGGTGAAAGTGCATTTGATTATGTGATTACTCCGCTGCTGTATTGTGACAGGATAGGAAACCGGGTAGGGTATGGCAAAGGTTTTTATGATGGATTGTTCCAAAATCTATCGGCTGGGACCAAAAAAATCGGAGTCAATTATTTTAACCCCGATGAATATGTGGATGATGTCTGGGAAAATGATATTCCCTTGGACTATTTGGTCACTCCTACAGAAGTGCTGTCTTTCTTAAGCGGTTTGGAATAA